GTGCTCCAAGATGGAGCTGGTGCACTTCGCCATCGAGGGCGAGCGCGTCGCCTGCGGTTCGGCCCATGCCGACAACGCCGCCCCGGCCATGCTCGGCAATTTCATCCTGATCCGCAGCTACCATCCGCTCGACCTTATCACCATCAAGCCACCGGCGAACCTCTTCTGCTCGCTCGTGCATCCGCACACCGAGCTCAAGACCTCGTTCGCCCGTTCCGTCTTGCCCAAATCGATACCGCTTTCGACCGCCACGCAGCAGTGGGGCAACGTCGGCGCGCTGGTCGCCGGCCTGTTGATGGAGGATTACGACCTGATCGGACGGGCGCTGGTCGATGTGGTCGCCGAGCCGAAACGCGCGCCGCTCATTCCAGGATTCGTCGAGGTCAAGCAGGCCGCGCTCGACGCGGGAGCACTCGGTTGCAGCATCGCCGGATCAGGACCGTCGGTCTTCGCCTTCTCGTCCTCCAGGCAGACCGCCGAAACAGTTGGCGCTGCCATGCAGCAGGCGTTCCTGCACTCGAAGGCCTCGCTCGCCTCCGACATGTGGGTCTCCCCGATTTGCAGCGAGGGCGCGCGCATCGTCAGCAAAACTCCTTGAAACGCATTACGATATGATATTCTACAGCACCACGAAAGCCTCCGCGCCCGTCACGATGAAAAAAGCCACCCTCGAAGGACTCGCTC
This genomic window from Chlorobaculum limnaeum contains:
- a CDS encoding homoserine kinase; this translates as MKTVTGFASATVGNVACGFDVLGFAITEPGDEVILTLHDERSSDCPVSITSIIGDGGALPLDPKKNTSSFVVLKFLEYIRTTKGIAFDGHIDLVLKKNLPLSSGMGSSAASAAAALIAANELLGSPCSKMELVHFAIEGERVACGSAHADNAAPAMLGNFILIRSYHPLDLITIKPPANLFCSLVHPHTELKTSFARSVLPKSIPLSTATQQWGNVGALVAGLLMEDYDLIGRALVDVVAEPKRAPLIPGFVEVKQAALDAGALGCSIAGSGPSVFAFSSSRQTAETVGAAMQQAFLHSKASLASDMWVSPICSEGARIVSKTP